The stretch of DNA TCGCCGACAGCCCCGTGTCCGTGTACGACAGCAGGCTGCTGGGGAGCGTCGCCACTCGGAAGGACCCGCGGTAGACGTCGTAACCGGTCACCGCCTCGTTGTCGGTCGAGGCGCTCCACGCGAGCGACACGCTGCTCGACGTCGTACCGCTCGCCACCAGATTGCCGGGCGCGGTCGGGCGCTGCGTGTCGCCACCACCTCCCCCGAAGACCGAGGCCTCGACGGACGTGGCCTCGAGGCCATTGGCGCTCGTGATGAGCCAGTTGCCCCAGTCCGTGCGGCTGGCCGGGTTGAAGTTGGTGACCATGTCGAGGTACTCGACGCCACCTCCGTTGCCGCTCCACGACCAGCCCATGTAGCCCAGACCCAGCAACGTGGTGTACTCCGTGAGCGTGAACTCATCCGGATCTCCGTCGGAGTGATACCACCCGAACTCACCGACGAGGATGGGCAAGCTACGGCTGGTGAACGAGTCGAGGTAGGCCTTGACCTTCTCCGGGGTGTTGTAGACGCCGTACATGTGGACGCTGAAGATGGAGTTGCGCAGCGGGTCGGCCGCCCAGATCACCTCGGCGTTGTCCCGCATGGTGTTGGACCAGTCCTGCCCCCAGTTCGGCGCGTCAATCATCAAGGTGTGCGTCAGCCCGGCACTCCGCAGGCGTTGGATGGCATCGGTGGTCGCCGAAACCCACGCCGTGTAATTGGTGTTGCCATACGGCTCATTGCCGATGTTGATGATGACGTAGGCCTCCTGGCCAACGAGCGCACTGCGAATGCTCAGCCAGTAGTCGACGGCCTGGGAGAGGCTGTAGGCACCACTCTGCTCCCCATAACCCGTCGTATCGTGGTTCTCGAGCACGCAGATGAGCCGGTTCTGCTTGCACAGCGAGATGACGTTCGCCACGTCGCTGGCCGTGTTGACCGGCCACCGGCCACCGCTCAGCACGACGCGGACGCTGTTGGCCCCCACCACCTTGATGTCGGCGAACGCGCTGGTCCTCTGCGTGTACCACGCATGTGGGTGGCTGATACCGCGGATGATGAAGTCGTTGCCGTTCGCGTCGAGGAGCCGGCCGTTGACGATGTGGAAGCCGCCTTCAGCGGCATGGGCGGCACCGATGGGCGCAAGGATGGAGAGCACGGCGGTCAGCACCGCGGTCGTCGCGGTGGTGAGGAGCCTTCGCCACCAGAACCAGGCACTACGAGCATCAGCGTGGTGAATCTGTCGGGACATCAGGTGTCTCCTGAAGTGAGTGATTGAGACGTGCTCCACAACCGCGGCCATCAGTCCGTGGCCGTGCCAAACCCAAACGACACCCAGTGGCGGGCCTGGACCCGCAATGGGCCTGCAATTCTTGACAGCAGTTCTCCCGCTCCCCGGGAGAGGTTCTCGACTACCCCTCTTTGTCCCGAGTGATGCCTGCTCCGAGGCCACGAGAGGGAGGAGCGAATCGTAACGTTGTCATTTTTGATTGAAGGAAAACTACAGTCTCATGCCAATGGGACGGCTCCTCCTGAGCTTCTGCACGAATACAAGAGGGGAAGAACGAATCGTAACGTTGTCATTTCTGGCCGGAGGAAAACTACAGTCCCGTGGCAATGAGGCGCATCCTCGCAGGGGGTCCTGGGATTTGGGGGCGCTACCGCCGAGTCGCCCCACCCAATGCAAAGCGACAATGACAGTATCTCAAATCAGATTGTGAAGGAATTCAAGCGAAACCGTCTCTCTCGGATCATATTAAGTACAGGACAGTTCTTCACAAGCAGGAGAGCGATTCATCCGGGCGGCGATGCCGGACATTGTGAGGCTGGGCGGGTGTGACGCTCAATGTCATGAGGGAGGGGCGATCCGTCAGCGCGCGACGTCGACGCGGTGGACGCAGTGCGGCATCGCGATTCGGCGGAGCCGCTCCAGCGTCGTTCGCCCTTGATGACGCGGAAGAGCAGTCGTGGTGCGTTCCGCGGCGCTTCATCGCGCGGGAGGCGGGCGGTCGAAACGCCACCACCACGGCTTGCGCCTTGCCTCCGCCCCATAGGCGATCACCGCCGGCAGGCGTAGCTGCACCTCGGTGCCCGCGCCCGCGCGGCTCCACAGCTCCAGCTTCCCACCCAGGCGCTGCGCGCGCTCGTGCATGCCCACGAGGCCCCAGTGGCCGGGCCGCGAGCCCTGCGCCAACACCTCCTCGGCGATGCCCGAGCCATCGTCGCGCACACGCAGCAGGAAGGCACCCGTCTCGTAGACGAACTCCACCTCGACGGCCTGGGCCCGCGCATGCGCGAAGGCATTGAGAAGCGCCTCGCGGCCGATGCGGTAGGCCTCGTCGCGCACGGCGTCCGGCATGTCGCGCGGCGTGCCTTTGACGAGCACACCGAAGCGCGTGGAGCGCTCGCGCGCGAGTTCCTCGCCAAGCTGAACGAAGGCCCGCGGCAGATCCTGGTCGGCGATGTATTCGGCGCGCAGGTCGCGCACGCGGTCGCGCGCTTCCTCCATCACCTGGTCGGCGCGGTCCAGCACCGCCTCGATCCTGCCGCGCGTGGGGTTCGCCTCGGGCAGCTCGGCGGCCAGCCCCTGGATGCTGAGGATGAGACCCTGCGTGCCTTGCAGCAGCGTGTCGTGCAGCTCGCGCGCGATGCGCTCGCGCTCCTGCGAGCGCGCCTCCAGCCGCGCGCGTAGCTGCGCGGCCACCTGGCGCAGCCGGAGCTGGTAGACGCCCCACAGCAGCGCCGCGGCGGCCAGCGTGCACAGCGCGTAGAACCACGCGGTCTGGTGGAAGGCGGGCTGCACCGTGAAGGTGAAAACGGCGCCGGTGTCGTTCCACACGCCGTCGTTGTTGGCGGCCGTCACGCTGAAGCGGTACGAGCCCGGCCCCACGTTGGTGTAGAACGCACGCCGCCGGTTGCCAGCCTCCTGCCAGCCCTCGTCCACGCCCTCGAGCTGGTAGCGAAAGCGCACGCGCTCGGGCATGGAGAGGCTGAACGCGGTGTAGTCGATCTCGAAGGCGGTGGTGCGTGCCGACAGCCGCAGACCCTCGCTGGCCGCGTAGACCTTGCCCGCTGCCGTCACCGCGCCGATGAGCACGCTGGGCGCGAGCGGATTGCGCACGATGCGCCGCGGGTCGATGCGAAAGACATTGGTGGTGGTGGGCAGCCATAGCTGGCCGTCCTCGCCCAACAGCAGGGTGGGGATGGGGCCGAGCGGCTCGGGCGAGCCCTCCAGTCCATCGTCCGCCGTGAAGCGCTCCACCTGCACGGCATGCTCGGGGTCGCGCGCGAAGGCCTCCACCTCCTCACGCGGCACGCGCACCGCTCCGCCCGCGCCGTGGAGCCACAGCTCGCCCTCGGCCGTCTGCGCGATGCCGGACACGCCGCGCAAGGCCGGGCCGCTCGCGGGCATCAGGGAGTGGAAGCGGCCTTGCGCGTAGAGGGCCACGCCCGCGTTGCCCCCCACCCACAGCCGCTCGCCCCAGGGCTGCAGCGCGGCGACGTGGCCGACCTGCAGTCCCTCGGACGGACCCAGCATCCGCGCGCGGCCGTGCTCCACGAGGGCGAGCCGGTTGTCGAAATAGCCGAGCCAGACGCGCCCGGACGGATCCGCCTCGATGCTCACCACCGTGTCATTGGGCAGCTCGGCCACGCCGCCCTTGGCGCTCCATTGGCCGTCCTTCCAGCGATGCACGCCCAGGCCGCGGAAGGACATCCACAGGCCGCCCTCGCTGTCCTCGGCGATGGCCTGCACGGCGCTGCCGCGCGTGCTGATGTCCACGGGCGGCTCGATGCGCTCCAGACGCCCCTTCGGCTGGCCACCCACCAGGCGCCACAACTCGCCGACCTTGCCGATCCACAGGTCGCCCGCGCGGTCGCGGTGCAGCACGATGATCGGCCGGTGCCGCGCGGGGCCGTCCAGCGGCCCCTGCACCTGCCCCGAGGCGTCGCGCAGAAAGAGGCCGTGGCGGCTCGCGCCGATCCACAGCCCGCCGTCGGCGGCGGGGGCGAGCGCGACGTTGGACCACTGCGGGCCTTCGGGCAGCGCGGGCACGACCTTGTTCCTGCGGAAGCGGTCCACTCCGGCGTTGGTGAGCACCCAGACGTTGCCTTCGCGGTCTTCGAACAGAGTGTTCACGATGCTCCCGCTCAGGCGCACGGCGGCGCCGGTACGCTGCACGTCCGCGAACGGCTCGGGCCCTGGCGCCCCGGCCAGCGCGCTCGCCGACGGCAGCCGCGCCAGGCCTTCATCCAGCGCGAGCCACACGCCGCCTTGGCGGTCGAACAGGCACACCCCCTGCATCTCGGCGCTCGCGCTGCCGAAGTTCTTGCCGTTGAACCATCGCTGGCGGTCGGCCAACGGCAGGAGGCCCCCGGTCGGGATGGCGAACCAGGGCTCACCCGCGCCATCCACGCAGACGTTGATACCGCCGAGCAGGTTGCGCTCGCCGCCGGCGGCGTCGCGCGGCATCGACACCGGCGCGAAATGCGCCGCGCCGCGTGGCCGCGCGAAAATCTGGAACGAGGTGGCCGCCCACAGCGTGCCGCGCGGGTCCACCGTCACGGTCTGCACGTTGCTGTTCCGTTTCAGCCCGCCTTCCTCGACGAGCTGCCATCGCTGGCCATCGAAGCGGTACAGGCCGCTCGAGGTGGAGGCCCACACGTTGCCATCCAGATCCTGCGCGAAGTCGGTCACGGTGCTCGGGTAGAGGCCGTCCTTCTGGCCGTAGCGCGTGAGCACGCCCTCGCGC from Cystobacter ferrugineus encodes:
- a CDS encoding cellulase family glycosylhydrolase codes for the protein MSRQIHHADARSAWFWWRRLLTTATTAVLTAVLSILAPIGAAHAAEGGFHIVNGRLLDANGNDFIIRGISHPHAWYTQRTSAFADIKVVGANSVRVVLSGGRWPVNTASDVANVISLCKQNRLICVLENHDTTGYGEQSGAYSLSQAVDYWLSIRSALVGQEAYVIINIGNEPYGNTNYTAWVSATTDAIQRLRSAGLTHTLMIDAPNWGQDWSNTMRDNAEVIWAADPLRNSIFSVHMYGVYNTPEKVKAYLDSFTSRSLPILVGEFGWYHSDGDPDEFTLTEYTTLLGLGYMGWSWSGNGGGVEYLDMVTNFNPASRTDWGNWLITSANGLEATSVEASVFGGGGGDTQRPTAPGNLVASGTTSSSVSLAWSASTDNEAVTGYDVYRGSFRVATLPSSLLSYTDTGLSANTAYSYKVYARDAAGNVSEASNTVSATTQSSGGETGGCTATYQLDNEWGTGFGATVTVKNTGTTATKGWTVSWTFGGNQQITNLWNATSTQSGASVTARNMNYNGVIQPGGSATFGFQAAYAGSNAAPTLTCTAN
- a CDS encoding sensor histidine kinase encodes the protein MSRAATFLLRVALMTACLLPRASVLAAEAPPPEAQSLEHMHHTAWSERDGAPGDALGLAQTPDGSLWIGSSLGLFRFDGVRFELYTAPDTGRPLADEVLRLYVGRSGELWIGLQLGGIYVLREGVLTRYGQKDGLYPSTVTDFAQDLDGNVWASTSSGLYRFDGQRWQLVEEGGLKRNSNVQTVTVDPRGTLWAATSFQIFARPRGAAHFAPVSMPRDAAGGERNLLGGINVCVDGAGEPWFAIPTGGLLPLADRQRWFNGKNFGSASAEMQGVCLFDRQGGVWLALDEGLARLPSASALAGAPGPEPFADVQRTGAAVRLSGSIVNTLFEDREGNVWVLTNAGVDRFRRNKVVPALPEGPQWSNVALAPAADGGLWIGASRHGLFLRDASGQVQGPLDGPARHRPIIVLHRDRAGDLWIGKVGELWRLVGGQPKGRLERIEPPVDISTRGSAVQAIAEDSEGGLWMSFRGLGVHRWKDGQWSAKGGVAELPNDTVVSIEADPSGRVWLGYFDNRLALVEHGRARMLGPSEGLQVGHVAALQPWGERLWVGGNAGVALYAQGRFHSLMPASGPALRGVSGIAQTAEGELWLHGAGGAVRVPREEVEAFARDPEHAVQVERFTADDGLEGSPEPLGPIPTLLLGEDGQLWLPTTTNVFRIDPRRIVRNPLAPSVLIGAVTAAGKVYAASEGLRLSARTTAFEIDYTAFSLSMPERVRFRYQLEGVDEGWQEAGNRRRAFYTNVGPGSYRFSVTAANNDGVWNDTGAVFTFTVQPAFHQTAWFYALCTLAAAALLWGVYQLRLRQVAAQLRARLEARSQERERIARELHDTLLQGTQGLILSIQGLAAELPEANPTRGRIEAVLDRADQVMEEARDRVRDLRAEYIADQDLPRAFVQLGEELARERSTRFGVLVKGTPRDMPDAVRDEAYRIGREALLNAFAHARAQAVEVEFVYETGAFLLRVRDDGSGIAEEVLAQGSRPGHWGLVGMHERAQRLGGKLELWSRAGAGTEVQLRLPAVIAYGAEARRKPWWWRFDRPPPAR